The DNA window cactgtaaggtctaaacctgttgttttcggcacatgtgactaatacaatttgatttgatttgacataaagAAGAGATTATCAAGCTGGATGAGCTGAGTGTAAATACACTGAAAGTTCTCACCTCGAGCCCTGCAGCATTTCACCATCAGCACGATGGACACTAGTAGAAAGGGAGACATCACCAGTAGACCACACAGCAGCCTggtcagagagatggagacaacgGAACCTGGAAGGACTAGAAAAACACATGTTTTACCATCAAGacacttgaaacacacacacctcttctgaCCTCTCACTGTCACCCAGCTCTCCGGTGATTCTCCTTCATCAGATTTACACTTATAGAATCCTTCATCTGACTTGGATACTGTAGGGATGGTCATCTCTCCTGTGGTCCATACTTGATGAGTACTCCATCTCCGTCATTCTCGGCCTTAAAGCGAATCAAAACGTATTCCAGAAATGCTACTGGACAGACTCGGCTTTCAGCATAAGCCTCCATGTCGATAGAAAAGGACTTATTGGTGGAACTAAAAGCTTCTtaggaaagaaaggaggaaggatTTTGTGTTTCaaataatcagtctttggtgagtaggcatacaatgcattttattttttattaaatgtgtatgtatgtttcgcattttatttcgttaatattaaatagcctatatattaacaaaataaaatgacaaatagcctatgttgcaaatgatttgttttatttattttattttcagtgaatagttatgtctttatcatcacggtgaaactgctttgggtgcgacaatgcgctgtttagtgaacacactgtattttttggggggacttaaagctcaaagtttgtggaccagaaatagatagaagaagaatattaatataactctgttgcactcgactatgttcttgcctattagttgaactgcAATTCTCTGAATAAAaatggttatactgcgtttctgtctaaatgtatagtgtctagagccatggcatcataatgatggtaataagaggtggattaattcgggtgggactgtgtaggacctcattgaaggcccaggccccaggcccacggcacgccactgatatatatgcacattatcgaacaaaacataaatgtattgtgtaacatgatgtaatatgactcatctgatgaagatgtcaaaggttagtgatctgatgaagatgttcaaaggttaggatacattttatctctatttgtgggttttgtgaaagcatctttgctgtgaaaaaatgtctgtgcttttttggatttggtgggtgagctaacataaatatgttgtgttttcgctgtaaaacatttttttaaatcggacatgttggctggattcacaagatgtttatctttcatttgctgtattggacttgttaatgtgtgaaagttaaatatttctaaaaaaaatttttgaatttcccgcactgccttttcagtggaatgtgggggggttccgctagcgaacgtgtgtcctagacagGTTCAGTTAAGAATTGAAAATCGTATCGTAAAAatgttagtgagtgttgcacaaTAGACGTACCATTTACTGTGATGTGACAGCTTACTGTACTCTCCTGATCCAGACTCACACCAGAACACTCCACTGTACCATGTGTTCAATGATGTGATGGTGCAGGTGGATTCTGTTATTGATCCCATGGGATACACCCTGActtcacccttctctctctgtagctcatCAGTCTCCATCCAGTAGAGTTCCCTTCACCTCACAGCTCAGTAGAGAGAGTATTTGATCTAAAGTGTTGAGTTCTGTTGGGATTTACTGTAAGAGACACTGAAGGCTGCAGATCTGTAACAAAGAGAGACAGTCAAACCTATAGTTATATAGACACATGAGGTTGACTTAAAAGACAAGATGATTCAATACAGTTTCAATACAGTTGGTTACCTCCTGACCAGAGAAACTGAGGTTCACTGTAGAGTGTATCATAGACTgggtctcctctcccagctctacACACATATCCTCCTGTGGGAGTAGGACCAGCAGGGATCAGAGTGTAGGAGTCTTCASTAGTCAAATTTCCTCTGTCTGGMAGAKGCTCAAAAGAGTATGACTGCTCAGTTAAAGTGGGAACAGTCCTGTACCAGGAGAATCTCCAGCCTGTAGACAACTCTTTAACCCCACAGCTCAGAGACACTGAGTCTCCAGGGTTCAGCCACTGAGGAGAGATACTCAGGACAGCCTTGGGTTGATCTGTGATCAGTCAGAGGACATGTTTCAGTTTTCTAACTTTCAGTCTTAGCAATGATTCTAATTACACATGGAGATGTTTWCATGATTAGATAGACTTACCAGACACAGTCAGCTGTACAGCATCACTGATCTTGGAGAACTTGTTTCCCTTTACACCCTCACAGGTATATGAACCACTGTTAGACATGTAGACAGGACTGATTCTGTACTCAGGCGTTGTGTTAAAGGGGCTGAATAACTGACTATTCTTATACCATCTGTAGTTCCAGTCAGagtctcctcctccctgtatgtCACATCTCATAGTAACAGTCTCTCTAATGAATATCTGGGTCCAGTTGGGTTGGAGGGTCAGAACAGCAACAGGTCTCtctacacagacacaacacatacAACTAACTGAATAAACAGTTgcacaatttaaaatgtattaatttatcaATAGGTCAACTCATGAATATAGCTTCAAGTTAGCTATAATTGTTGTGATACAATGAGCAGACAAAATATTATACCCTAGATTACTCTCTATCCACAATAACAGCCCTTTATCATAAAACTGTTTTAATCTCACCAGTAATGTTTATCTGGACTGGGTCACTGTACAGGGTGTAGTAGACTgggtctcctctcccagctctgcACCAGTACTGTCCTCCATCAGAGACACTGACCCAGTTGAGTGTGTTGGAGTATACAGAGGTTGTGGTTACTGGTGTAgagtctggtctgtgtctgtacCAGTAAAACTTCCATCCAGAAGACTCTACAGTACAGCTCAGTGTCACACTGTCTCCTGTGAATACGTCCTCTTTGTCAGAACTCAGTGTAGCTGTCGGACGACTATCTGTTGGAATCAAGAAAAGTGTTTGATGGACCTGGAAAACATGGATCTGATCTGCTGCATGATATGTCCTTCAGTGATGCAGAATAGtctacagacacacagaaaatGTCTACATGATTGACTTGGAGGCaaaaaaaaggcacacctgtttagaagaggtgctggctagcggagtagaacattTGTAAAAGAAAAGGAAAGCCTagtaaccaacgtttcgacagagaAGCTGTCCACATCAGCGTATAATGGTAAACACTGAGGGTCaatagtttatatagtgtcaaaggacacacacaggtgtctgtaatcgtGGCCGGGTGTGGCTTYATATCATTGGTTAATAtacagatataaatagaacatttaaaaaacatgaaaGGAAAGCATATGATCATAGATACAAtgtggctacataggcctacaaacatttacaatgaatagcaaaatcacaaMaatcacaagaatggcttcaaaACAAAGTCTacattgagaccgaagggagcaagcgtctttaaattaaagatccaggcagNNNNNNNNNNNGGCTCAGCTGcaatgtggtaggccacacaagcgcacagaacgggacctccgagtgctgaagtgcggagcgcgtaaaaattgtctgtcctcggttgaaacacTAACTACTGCGTTCCAAAATGCCTCTAGAAGCAAACTCAGCTCAATAAATGCTCGTCGGGAGATTCATgatatgggtttccatggccgagaagCTGCACACAAGCAAAAGATAACCAATACAATAGAAACagtgtacagttcagtagagcacagcacagtagattagggtacagtacagtacaatagagtagggtacaggtcagtagagtacagtaacgTAGAGGagggtacaatacagtagagtagggtacagtacagtagagtagggtacagtacagtagagtagtatatagtagtagtgtTTTGGTCAAATAGATGTCAATGTTTGGGGTCTTGGAGGGTTGGAACCCCKCTGTTGMCTATACATCTCAATACTCTACWCTTTTTCCWGAAGTGTCCACTACCCACATGGTGGTCCTCTGTKACACAGTTGGTAGATTATGGCACATGCAACATTAACATGTAGATGTGCTGCCTGTGTTGTAACAGACARCATAATGGCACAGATAKAAAGATGAAACCTCTATATAAATGTTTWCCTTTATGTTCAAACATGAAGTTTAMGAGTCAGTGTWRYGGACAGACTCSTRTCKATAGAAATAGGTGTATAAACAATGACTCTGTWCTATACTAAWTTAACAAMATGTTTGTTATTGCTTAACAGAACAACAGAAAATATTTCACTGTCCCAATCATTTAAGAGCTCACTGTAACTAAGAATTCTGACATGCAGACTATGATTGACTCAATATAAATAGTCAACAACATCAATAAAGCACAACAAAGTAASTCACCTTTTACAGTGAGAGTGACAGGATCACTTGGTTGTGAAGATGTGGGTCTAGACACTCTGTWCCCTTCACACCAGTACTGACCCTGGTCAGACACATCAGCTCTACTGATGTGAGAGACTCCAATGTTACTGTAACCAGACTGGGATACTACATTATCATTCCTGTCTTTGTACCACTGATAGCTCCATCTACTGTCAGACCCTACTGAACACATCAGAGGAACTGTCTCTCCAGTGTACACAGGGTTgggttttacagagaaaacagagcAGAAAACAtcagaatttatttttatttaattWaattttttatttaatctttatttaactagtgtGGTGGTTAATTTGTTTACTATCAAATGAGAGACAAACTTTTCACACAAGTCAgtgttatacttaaactaaatctttattcacttattaataagggagcaggtcaatacaacgcacacatataaagtgaattgattgagtgctctacgataaggATGCCTGGTCGACGAATCACCCTCAGATGATTTGTTGAGAGCccagagacaaaagtacaaaggtattTTATAGACAAGATACAACAGatgtatagaatgggtcacaaggttaagatttgtatgaaagatactgtTACACGGAGTGGAGCAGGGGAACCCAAGACCAGACTCAGacaagtaaccaaggtatttattgaaacacaaggggaagatggagtgcaggctAGGGGAAGCTTGGGCAGGTTGCAGGAacctgaggctgaggctggggtgagaggggttgggacagggtaggcaggtccggaggggaatccaagggtgtagtagagtggggaatccaggacagagtagcaggatggtgggactggagacagggaccagagtcagagggGGCAGAATGAGCAgagcagcgtggaagtggcagggcttagtatttgtagaggtcttgattatggaacaggttgcagccggtggggatctgctctgactccagcacacatgtctccacccacacaatcacacacacacacacacagagagggagagagtactgggggagtgaCGGCTGGGGGCGGCTGGGGGTTGGGGGAGTGGcggcaaattcttattttcaatgacggcttaggaacagtgggttaactgccttcttcaggggcagaatgacagatttttaccttgtcagctcaggatttgatctagcaacctttcagttactggcccaacgctcaaaccactaggctacctgccgccccactctTGGATTCAAGCTTGTTAATTCAGCTATTTCTGTAACATTGTGATAAAAGTCTATTTTACATATGGGTATGTTGACTCCATTCAGTTAGAATTTACAGTGTATATATCTGTATTTAGATGAACCCTCATTGGCTCTAAATTTACAAAGTCCAGATTGAAGACAAACAGTGAGCTCcccagtgatgatgatgatggggagaGAAAAGCTGAGATATGACTTCTGACACTCATTTATATAAACTGTCCGACCCACCTTATCAGCAGGGTGGGTAAGGACTGACATATCGGATTGTTAATCAAGCAAAGATAGTTTTTCATCCCTAGGTAAATTATGGAAAGGTATGTACTCACCAGTGACGATGATGGGCCAGAAAAGCTGTGATATGACTTCTGGGGCCGACCTCTCCTCATGCAAAACACCTGTACTGACCAGCCTggtcagggagagagatggtgatgGTTTTTATGGTCTGAATGGGAAGCTCTTCGTTGTATCTGAACCAGCGGTACGTCCAGTCTGTGTAGTCTGATATGTCACACTGCAGAGTGACTGTCTCTCCAGGGTAGAGGAGACCCTGTGGAGTGACTATCTTCACTGAGGCCGTGGCAGAGCTGTGGAAACAGTTATATAAAGACAAATGCAGTAAGAGCAACAATCTTTCAAAGTATGATCTGACTTCAGATAAGTAGT is part of the Salvelinus sp. IW2-2015 unplaced genomic scaffold, ASM291031v2 Un_scaffold2514, whole genome shotgun sequence genome and encodes:
- the LOC112074151 gene encoding cell adhesion molecule CEACAM5-like — its product is MAEISATASVKIVTPQGLLYPGETVTLQCDISDYTDWTYRWFRYNEELPIQTIKTITISLPDQAVPPSCYSVLDSPLYYTLGFPSGPAYPVPTPLTPASASETVPLMCSVGSDSRWSYQWYKDRNDNVVSQSGYSNIGVSHISRADVSDQGQYWCEGXRVSRPTSSQPSDPVTLTVKDSRPTATLSSDKEDVFTGDSVTLSCTVESSGWKFYWYRHRPDSTPVTTTSVYSNTLNWVSVSDGGQYWCRAGRGDPVYYTLYSDPVQINITERPVAVLTLQPNWTQIFIRETVTMRCDIQGGGDSDWNYRWYKNSQLFSPFNTTPEYRISPVYMSNSGSYTCEGVKGNKFSKISDAVQLTVSDQPKAVLSISPQWLNPGDSVSLSCGVKELSTGWRFSWYRTVPTLTEQSYSFEXLPDRGNLTXEDSYTLIPAGPTPTGGYVCRAGRGDPVYDTLYSEPQFLWSGDLQPSVSLTVNPNRTQHFRSNTLSTEL